From Etheostoma cragini isolate CJK2018 chromosome 1, CSU_Ecrag_1.0, whole genome shotgun sequence, a single genomic window includes:
- the rhcga gene encoding rh family, C glycoprotein a, with translation MGNCCEGVERFFGRHKNTNIRISLPAVCFVWQIAMIILFGVFIRYDKESDVRKWIEYKKSHNITSDSENDFYFRYPSFQDVHVMIFVGFGFLMTFLKRYSFSGVGFNFLIAAFGLQWALLMQGWFHTLDPNDGKIYIGVENLINADFCVAGSLIAYGALLGKVSPVQLMVVTLFGVTLFAVEEYIILELLHCRDAGGSMVIHAFGGYYGLAISWVLYRPNLHQSKRLMGSVYHSDIFAMIGTLFLWMFWPSFNSAITNHGDGQHRAVINTYLALASSVLTAVAISSMSQKKGKLDMVHIQNATLAGGVAMGTAAEFMISPYGSLIVGFCCGIISTFGYLFVTPFLEKYLKLQDTCGIHNLHAVPGMLGGFLGAIVAAAASVEVYGQEGLIQTFGFEGKYATRSVLTQGGFQAAGTCVAIAFGLVGGSIVGFILKFPIWGDPADDNCFDDEVYWEVPEDEETLPPVLEYNNHMIHKHQDISESNFSVEQS, from the exons ATGGGGAACTGTTGTGAAGGCGTAGAAAGATTTTTTGGCCGGCATAAGAATACCAATATTCGTATTAGTCTTCCAGCCGTCTGCTTCGTCTGGCAGATTGCTATGATTATACTGTTTGGAGTTTTCATCCGGTATGATAAGGAGTCAGACGTGCGAAAATGGATAGagtacaaaaaaagtcacaacatCACCAGCGATTCTGAAAATGACTTCTACTTCAGATATCCCA GCTTTCAGGACGTCCATGTCATGATCTTTGTTGGATTTGGTTTCCTCATGACCTTCCTGAAACGCTACAGCTTCAGTGGTGTGGGTTTCAACTTCCTGATCGCTGCCTTTGGTCTGCAGTGGGCTCTTCTCATGCAAGGCTGGTTCCACACGCTCGACCCCAACGACGGGAAAATCTATATCGGAGTGGAAAA TCTGATTAATGCTGACTTCTGCGTTGCCGGCTCTCTGATTGCCTACGGTGCCCTCTTGGGAAAAGTAAGCCCTGTCCAGCTGATGGTTGTCACATTATTTGGCGTCACGCTATTTGCTGTGGAGGAATACATCATCCTCGAACTCCTTCAT TGCAGAGATGCTGGTGGCTCCATGGTCATTCACGCCTTTGGAGGGTACTATGGTTTGGCCATCTCCTGGGTCCTCTACCGACCAAACCTACACCAAAGCAAACGCCTCATGGGATCGGTCTACCACTCTGATATCTTTGCCATGATAG GTACACTGTTTCTGTGGATGTTCTGGCCCAGTTTCAACTCGGCCATCACAAACCACGGCGACGGACAGCACAGAGCAGTCATCAACACTTACCTCGCCCTCGCTTCCTCTGTTCTCACTGCAGTGGCCATCTCCAGCATGTctcagaaaaaaggaaaactggaCATG GTGCATATCCAGAATGCTACTCTGGCAGGTGGTGTTGCCATGGGAACAGCAGCAGAGTTCATGATCAGTCCTTATGGTTCACTAATTGTGGGTTTCTGCTGTGGCATCATCTCCACCTTTGGCTACTTGTTTGTCACG CCCTTTTTGGAGAAATACCTCAAGCTCCAGGATACATGTGGTATCCACAACCTCCATGCTGTGCCAGGGATGCTCGGGGGATTTTTAGGTGCCATTGTTGCTGCAGCTGCCAGTGTAGAGGTCTATGGCCAAGAGGG GTTGATCCAGACATTTGGCTTTGAAGGGAAGTATGCAACCAGATCTGTATTAACCCAGGGAGGCTTCCAGGCTGCTGGCACATGTGTGGCTATTGCATTTGGACTTGTTGGAGGATCAATTGTTG GTTTCATTCTAAAGTTCCCCATTTGGGGTGACCCTGCTGATGACAATTGCTTTGATGATGAAGTTTACTGGGAG GTTCCTGAGGATGAGGAGACGCTCCCTCCTGTTTTGGAGTACAACAACCACATGATACACAAGCACCAAGACAT ATCCGAGTCAAACTTCTCTGTGGAGCAAAGTTAA